One Helianthus annuus cultivar XRQ/B chromosome 7, HanXRQr2.0-SUNRISE, whole genome shotgun sequence genomic region harbors:
- the LOC110866460 gene encoding leucine-rich repeat extensin-like protein 5 gives MPPRLRGRGKGPMRGGPSTAGPSHRRTPSASFSTSDSRDMWGHPFEPARHSVSLSSSPSFHPSFGPFAPNEPEHSHHSDQSHHSHESYHSHHSLQSHSFRHSNSPYSPGQFNPADYVNDFLGYNPLGPEDHFSQEMEMDDDPDPEMQTGTPGHPISISSGSPFQGSPYRGPDSFQEKMATYDWFFTPSYHSSPAQPPLEDHQLQAVSPPPLPVEEPPQQPPQPPPEPPRRRRNARMSVRGGPRFSSPRGSSSYPPIPEDPQLGGPSNATPEADPLQASYAPPMPPVGFVNPIPTYPGSSGYNPYGDPSGYLLGYGTHDPYLIAAQYHHLYPSTYPSMPPTDYPIQGYQYPPYQPPPSQELQQQNQEILERLDKVEHKTKKNKERHISFMKGLANLIKGKKK, from the coding sequence ATGCCTCCAAGACTAAGAGGACGTGGCAAGGGTCCCATGCGTGGAGGACCGTCAACAGCTGGACCATCTCACAGACGCACTCCATCGGCGTCTTTTTCCACTTCCGACTCCCGCGATATGTGGGGTCATCCTTTCGAGCCGGCAAGACACTCAGTCTCgctcagctcttcaccatcttttcATCCGTCTTTCGGACCATTTGCTCCTAATGAGCCCGAACACTCTCACCATTCGGATCAATCTCACCATTCACATGAATCTTATCATTCACACCACTCGTTGCAATCCCATTCATTTCGCCATTCCAACTCCCCCTATTCTCCGGGACAGTTTAACCCAGCTGATTATGTTAATGACTTCCTTGGCTATAACCCATTGGGCCCTGAGGACCATTTCTCTCAGGAAATGGAGATGGATGATGACCCCGACCCGGAGATGCAAACAGGAACCCCGGGCCACCCTATCAGCATATCTAGTGGGTCTCCGTTTCAAGGATCCCCTTACCGTGGACCCGACTCCTTCCAAGAGAAGATGGCTACCTATGACTGGTTCTTTACTCCATCTTATCATAGCTCTCCGGCTCAACCACCTTTGGAAGATCATCAACTTCAAGctgtctcaccaccaccactcccggTAGAGGAGCCACcgcagcagccaccgcagccaccTCCCGAGCCTCCGAGGCGAAGGAGGAACGCACGCATGTCCGTAAGAGGAGGACCCCGTTTCAGTTCTCCTCGAGGTTCGAGTTCCTATCCCCCTATCCCAGAGGACCCCCAGTTGGGTGGACCCTCAAATGCGACACCGGAGGCTGATCCTCTGCAAGCTTCTTATGCACCACCTATGCCGCCTGTGGGATTTGTTAATCCAATTCCGACGTACCCAGGTTCTTCCGGGTACAATCCTTATGGAGACCCGTCGGGATATCTATTGGGCTATGGAACTCATGACCCATATCTTATAGCTGCGCAGTATCACCACCTTTATCCTTCTACTTACCCTTCTATGCCTCCAACTGACTACCCAATTCAGGGTTATCAGTATCCTCCGTATCAGCCACCTCCTTCCCAGGAACTACAGCAACAAAATCAGGAAATCTTAGAGAGGTTGGATAAGGTTGAGCATAAGACCAAGAAGAACAAGGAGAGGCATATTAGCTTCATGAAAGGCCTCGCCAACCTTATCAAGGGGAAGAAGAAATAG